A genomic region of Sideroxydans sp. CL21 contains the following coding sequences:
- a CDS encoding EAL domain-containing protein, whose product MKSNWLRGSLLALAYFAASQLGLKFALVGHAVTLFWPSSGIALAAILLFGYRLLPAIFIGAFFSNLTTGLPLIAVTGMATGATVEAWLGAYLLGRLSNFHHRLSEVRDIYRLVLFGGVLSTLSSALIGATILLAAHSIPLDRYLSTTLFWWMGDALGVVLFVPAVLAFALHKPLPWTRAQIREVMLLLLTLTTLLLLVFEYFSGIADFMHLGMFVLFPVIVWAGLSFNQRFVSSVLTLIFLVAVETTLHGFGPFAGNDLRGVTELWLYIVFLTLLGTSVSALNYQRTHAMKALQANQDALNRAQAIGGVGSWQLDLRKNHMEWSNETSRIFGMEESDRVDYETYLSRIHPDDRDKVRQAWIKALHGSTYDVEHRIVVNGKVRWVREQAYLDFDANTGRAVSAVGTAHDITAHKEEESALRLAARVFESSGEAILITDAKVNVVAVNHAFVQMSGYRSEEVLGRNPSILASGRHDAEYYRAMWSDIDNHGYWQGEIWDKHKSGRVYPKWMSITTVRDDKGEVVNYISIARDTTEETEAEKNIHFLAYYDVLTGLPNRTLLRDRLGQMIAVSHRDGHQFSLLFLDLDRFKYINDSMGHSVGDRLLQSVASRIQECVREGDTVARLGGDEFIVLLREAGESQAVVVAQKLLSALATPYDLDGQVIATQASIGISIYPDHAQDADILIKNADMAMYRAKEEGRNNYQFFAQEMNFRVDLLFSMEKDLRLALERGEFFLQYQPQVNLAGGALSGVEALIRWKHPVKGLVSPAEFIPVAEETGQIIAIGEWVLRTACTQMAQWRKDGLQDLTMAVNLSIRQLRQPTLGEFVKAVLKECSLEARYLELEITEGIMMGDNQVGMRFLNEMHETGVQLSIDDFGTGFSSLNYLKKLPVNKLKIDQSFIRDIDTDEGDAAIIRSIISLGHRLNLKVIAEGVETQDQLDFLRIRGCDEIQGYFYSLPLGADAFMTFVKNPPHLA is encoded by the coding sequence ATGAAGAGTAATTGGCTGCGAGGTAGCCTGCTTGCGCTGGCTTACTTCGCGGCCTCGCAGCTCGGCCTTAAATTTGCGCTGGTCGGGCATGCAGTCACCCTGTTCTGGCCCTCTTCGGGCATCGCTCTGGCGGCTATCCTGCTGTTCGGCTATCGTTTGCTCCCCGCCATCTTCATCGGTGCTTTCTTTTCCAACCTGACGACCGGTTTGCCGCTGATCGCGGTAACCGGCATGGCGACCGGTGCGACCGTGGAGGCATGGCTGGGCGCCTATCTGCTGGGTCGACTCTCGAATTTTCATCACCGTCTTTCCGAAGTGCGCGACATCTACCGGCTGGTGCTGTTCGGCGGAGTGCTAAGCACTTTGTCGAGCGCGCTGATCGGGGCGACGATTCTGCTGGCAGCACACTCGATCCCGCTTGACCGGTATCTGTCGACCACATTGTTTTGGTGGATGGGGGACGCACTCGGCGTCGTTTTGTTTGTGCCCGCCGTACTGGCGTTTGCCTTGCACAAACCTTTACCCTGGACTCGTGCGCAGATCAGGGAGGTGATGCTGTTGTTGCTGACGCTGACGACATTGCTCCTGCTGGTGTTCGAATATTTTTCCGGCATCGCGGATTTTATGCATTTAGGCATGTTCGTGCTGTTTCCCGTCATTGTGTGGGCGGGGTTGAGCTTCAACCAGCGTTTCGTCAGCAGCGTCCTGACCCTGATTTTCCTTGTTGCGGTCGAAACCACGCTGCATGGCTTCGGGCCGTTTGCGGGTAACGATTTGCGCGGGGTGACCGAGCTGTGGCTCTACATTGTCTTCCTGACGCTGCTCGGCACCAGCGTCTCGGCATTGAACTACCAGCGCACCCATGCCATGAAGGCGCTGCAGGCGAATCAGGATGCGCTCAATCGTGCCCAGGCCATCGGCGGTGTCGGCAGTTGGCAACTCGATCTGCGCAAGAATCACATGGAATGGTCGAATGAGACTTCGCGGATATTCGGCATGGAAGAAAGCGACCGGGTCGACTACGAGACCTACCTCTCACGCATACACCCGGATGATAGGGACAAAGTCAGACAGGCATGGATTAAGGCGCTGCATGGCAGCACGTACGATGTCGAACACCGCATCGTGGTCAATGGCAAGGTCAGGTGGGTGCGCGAACAGGCGTACCTGGACTTCGACGCAAACACCGGAAGGGCCGTCTCTGCCGTCGGCACGGCGCACGATATCACTGCACACAAGGAAGAGGAATCGGCACTGCGGCTGGCGGCAAGAGTATTCGAGAGCAGCGGAGAGGCGATCCTGATTACGGATGCAAAGGTCAATGTTGTCGCCGTCAATCATGCCTTCGTGCAAATGAGCGGCTACCGCTCTGAAGAGGTGCTGGGCAGGAATCCGAGCATCCTCGCATCTGGACGGCACGATGCCGAGTATTACCGCGCCATGTGGAGCGACATTGACAACCACGGTTACTGGCAGGGCGAGATATGGGACAAGCACAAGAGCGGACGCGTCTATCCCAAATGGATGTCGATCACGACGGTGCGCGACGACAAGGGCGAAGTGGTGAACTATATCTCCATCGCACGCGACACCACAGAGGAAACCGAGGCGGAAAAGAATATCCATTTTCTTGCCTACTACGACGTGTTGACAGGCTTGCCCAACCGCACATTATTGCGCGATCGGCTGGGGCAGATGATTGCTGTCTCGCATCGGGATGGACATCAGTTTTCCCTGTTGTTCCTGGATCTGGACCGGTTCAAATATATCAACGACTCGATGGGACACTCCGTCGGAGATCGCCTGCTGCAGTCGGTTGCCTCGCGTATCCAGGAATGCGTGCGGGAAGGAGACACGGTGGCGCGCCTCGGCGGCGACGAATTCATCGTCCTGTTGCGGGAGGCCGGAGAAAGCCAGGCTGTTGTGGTGGCGCAGAAGCTGTTGTCCGCGCTGGCCACGCCATACGATCTGGATGGGCAGGTGATCGCCACGCAGGCGAGTATCGGCATCAGCATCTATCCCGATCACGCGCAGGATGCGGACATACTTATCAAGAACGCCGACATGGCGATGTATCGCGCCAAGGAGGAAGGGCGCAACAATTACCAGTTCTTTGCGCAGGAAATGAACTTCCGTGTCGACCTGCTGTTTTCCATGGAAAAAGATCTGAGACTGGCACTGGAACGCGGCGAATTCTTCCTGCAGTATCAACCCCAGGTCAATCTGGCGGGTGGAGCCTTGAGCGGCGTCGAGGCGTTGATCCGCTGGAAGCATCCGGTAAAGGGTTTGGTTTCACCCGCCGAATTCATCCCGGTGGCGGAAGAGACGGGGCAGATCATTGCGATAGGCGAATGGGTGCTGCGTACCGCGTGCACGCAAATGGCGCAATGGCGCAAAGACGGCTTGCAGGACCTGACCATGGCGGTGAACTTGTCGATCCGTCAGTTGCGCCAGCCGACGCTGGGGGAATTCGTCAAAGCGGTACTAAAGGAATGCAGTCTGGAAGCGCGTTATCTGGAACTTGAAATCACCGAAGGCATCATGATGGGTGACAATCAGGTGGGGATGCGTTTCCTGAACGAGATGCATGAGACGGGCGTTCAATTGTCCATCGATGACTTTGGTACGGGATTTTCCAGCTTGAACTACCTGAAGAAATTGCCGGTAAACAAGCTCAAGATAGACCAGTCATTCATACGCGACATCGATACCGACGAGGGCGATGCCGCCATCATCCGCTCCATCATCAGCCTGGGGCACCGGCTGAACCTTAAGGTGATCGCGGAAGGCGTCGAAACGCAGGACCAACTCGACTTTTTGCGCATACGCGGGTGCGACGAGATACAGGGATATTTCTACTCGCTTCCGCTGGGTGCCGATGCATTCATGACGTTCGTCAAGAACCCGCCGCATCTGGCATAA
- a CDS encoding DNA internalization-related competence protein ComEC/Rec2 yields MVSFALFFTLGVWYLQQQAALPVLPAYWPLAVIVLMLPHANGKLLNAARRAAILMCAALLGFSYAAWIAQYRLSDALPDEWQGKNITITGVVAEMPRLHERGLRFAFDVESVQTEGAHVPRHIQLSTYDGDSNDPLELSAGERWQLTVRLKQPHGTSNPYNFDFEAWALERDIRAIGYVYAKGDNERLSEQTSSPAYLVQRLRESVRTHFRKTLGDVPYAGVLTALAIGDQSGITQADWQVFTRTGVNHLMSISGLHITMLAGMVFSIVYWLWRRSIRLTLRFPARKAAVLAGLFAAIFYTLVSGYEVPAQRTLYMLATVGIMLMLSRNVSPSQLLATALLVVLLADPWAVLSPGFWLSFGAVALIFYVTANRLRKQHWLKEYGKVQWAMMIGLIPPLLAMFQQLSLVSPIANAFAIPLVSFVVVPLTLLGTLPPFEWMLYVAHEAMVLCMYLLNLLDKLPYGVWAQHAPPAWTIVSGMGGALWILAPRGFPMRWLGVLLLLPMFLVVPDHPAEGSARLVVFDVGQGLSVAVQTRNHALLYDTGPEFSGEADSGSRIIIPALRGMGIALLDVLVLSHGDMDHIGGTESVLKGVPVMNVISSLPNTHPKLQLAAHNEPCADGQSWEWDGVHFDMLHPAKSNTPAALSHNNEGSCVLRVSTGQNSILLTGDIESLAESRLMKLHAKELPATLLVVPHHGSMSSSSQAFVDAVHPRYAMFTSGYLNRFGHPREEITDRYRAAGSEVLRSDEDGAVTIAMDAQNFRLERYRTVHARYWQHGVMPDAAGS; encoded by the coding sequence ATGGTTTCTTTCGCACTCTTTTTTACACTCGGCGTGTGGTATCTGCAACAGCAAGCCGCACTGCCGGTACTCCCTGCCTACTGGCCTCTTGCCGTTATCGTATTGATGCTGCCGCACGCAAACGGCAAGCTGCTGAACGCGGCCCGTCGCGCCGCGATATTAATGTGTGCCGCGTTGCTGGGTTTCAGCTATGCCGCCTGGATAGCCCAGTACCGTCTGTCGGATGCACTGCCGGACGAATGGCAAGGGAAGAACATCACGATCACCGGTGTCGTTGCCGAAATGCCCCGTTTGCATGAACGCGGCTTGCGTTTCGCTTTCGATGTGGAAAGCGTTCAGACGGAAGGCGCGCACGTACCTCGCCACATCCAACTCTCCACTTACGATGGCGACAGCAATGATCCGCTGGAATTGAGTGCAGGTGAACGCTGGCAGCTCACCGTGCGCCTGAAGCAGCCCCACGGCACCAGCAATCCTTACAACTTCGATTTTGAGGCATGGGCGCTGGAGCGGGACATCCGCGCCATCGGCTATGTGTATGCCAAGGGCGACAATGAGAGATTGTCGGAACAGACTTCCAGCCCGGCATATCTGGTGCAACGGCTGCGCGAATCGGTGCGCACTCATTTTCGGAAGACACTGGGCGATGTGCCTTATGCCGGTGTTCTGACCGCACTGGCGATCGGCGACCAGTCCGGTATCACGCAGGCGGACTGGCAGGTCTTTACGCGTACCGGCGTCAACCATCTGATGAGTATCTCGGGCTTGCATATCACGATGCTCGCCGGGATGGTCTTCAGCATTGTGTATTGGTTATGGCGGCGCAGCATCCGCCTCACGCTCCGGTTCCCGGCGCGCAAGGCAGCGGTATTGGCAGGGCTTTTCGCCGCGATCTTCTACACGCTGGTGTCCGGCTACGAAGTGCCTGCACAACGCACGCTTTATATGCTGGCGACTGTCGGGATCATGCTGATGCTTTCGCGCAATGTTTCTCCTTCGCAACTGCTGGCAACCGCACTCTTGGTGGTGCTGCTCGCCGATCCGTGGGCAGTGTTGTCACCCGGTTTCTGGCTCTCGTTTGGTGCTGTTGCATTAATCTTCTATGTGACCGCGAACCGGCTGCGCAAACAGCATTGGCTGAAAGAGTACGGCAAGGTGCAATGGGCCATGATGATCGGCCTGATCCCGCCGCTGTTGGCTATGTTTCAGCAATTATCGTTGGTCTCGCCCATCGCGAATGCCTTCGCCATCCCGCTGGTCAGTTTCGTGGTGGTTCCGCTCACGCTGCTCGGCACCTTGCCGCCGTTCGAGTGGATGCTTTATGTCGCGCATGAGGCCATGGTCTTGTGCATGTACCTGCTGAACCTGCTGGACAAGCTTCCTTATGGCGTGTGGGCACAACATGCCCCGCCGGCCTGGACGATCGTTTCCGGCATGGGCGGGGCCTTGTGGATACTCGCCCCGCGCGGCTTCCCGATGCGCTGGCTGGGTGTTCTGTTGTTGTTGCCGATGTTTCTGGTGGTGCCGGACCACCCCGCTGAAGGCAGCGCGCGCCTGGTCGTGTTCGATGTCGGACAGGGATTGTCCGTCGCGGTACAGACTCGCAATCACGCTTTGCTCTATGACACCGGGCCGGAATTCTCCGGCGAAGCCGACAGCGGCAGCCGCATCATCATTCCCGCGCTGCGCGGCATGGGCATCGCGCTACTGGATGTGCTCGTGCTTTCGCACGGCGACATGGATCACATCGGCGGTACGGAATCGGTATTGAAAGGAGTTCCAGTGATGAATGTCATCTCTTCTTTGCCGAACACGCATCCGAAATTGCAACTCGCCGCTCACAACGAACCCTGTGCCGACGGTCAGTCCTGGGAATGGGACGGAGTGCATTTCGACATGCTGCATCCCGCCAAATCAAATACCCCGGCAGCCTTGTCGCATAACAACGAAGGCAGTTGCGTGTTGCGCGTCAGTACCGGACAGAACAGCATATTGCTGACCGGCGACATCGAAAGCCTGGCCGAATCGCGCCTGATGAAGCTGCACGCAAAAGAACTCCCGGCAACCTTGCTGGTCGTGCCGCATCACGGCAGCATGAGTTCTTCCTCGCAAGCCTTTGTGGATGCGGTTCATCCGCGTTATGCGATGTTCACATCGGGCTATCTGAACCGTTTCGGGCATCCCAGGGAAGAGATCACGGATCGCTACCGTGCGGCAGGCAGCGAAGTATTGCGCTCGGATGAGGATGGTGCAGTCACGATCGCCATGGATGCGCAGAATTTCAGGCTGGAGCGCTATCGCACTGTCCATGCCCGTTACTGGCAGCACGGTGTTATGCCAGATGCGGCGGGTTCTTGA
- a CDS encoding DUF2062 domain-containing protein — MRRFFQDRLPDHNSFLRQRWLRPVQHWLQHHNLWHLHRRSVAGGVAVGLFCGLIPGPLQMIAAALLAIFFRVNLPVAAFTTLYTNPFTIVPLYLLAYQIGIRVIGSANATVVPAFPDLHWSDGFSQLWAWLMLLGKPLLVGLPLLAVGLAIIGYVAVRLIWRLIVVIKWRRRHVR; from the coding sequence ATGCGCAGATTCTTCCAAGACAGGCTACCCGATCACAACAGCTTCCTGCGCCAGCGCTGGTTGCGCCCGGTGCAACACTGGCTGCAACATCATAACCTGTGGCATCTGCATCGCCGTTCAGTGGCGGGCGGGGTGGCAGTTGGCTTGTTTTGCGGACTGATCCCGGGGCCGCTGCAAATGATCGCTGCCGCTTTGCTGGCGATTTTCTTTCGCGTCAATCTGCCTGTGGCAGCCTTCACTACGCTCTATACCAACCCGTTTACCATCGTACCTTTATACTTGTTGGCATATCAGATCGGCATACGGGTGATCGGTTCGGCGAACGCAACTGTCGTACCTGCCTTTCCGGATTTGCATTGGAGCGACGGGTTTTCCCAGTTGTGGGCCTGGTTGATGTTGTTGGGCAAACCATTGTTGGTCGGCCTGCCATTGCTTGCCGTCGGTCTTGCAATCATAGGCTATGTTGCGGTTCGCTTGATTTGGCGGCTGATCGTAGTGATCAAATGGCGCAGGCGTCACGTTCGGTAA
- a CDS encoding PAS domain S-box protein produces MKDSKLPTLFKSPLGVVCALGLLIALVELLIMTVMHAPLIGKHLSDVGSNLVDSILLTLIISPALYSLVFKRLKSDERLRQINASSQEAIVVVNEQGRITDWNPAAQRNFQYTRDDAIGKQLHQLLAPSHHQTDAARGFANFQKTGKGPLIGIINEVTAIRKDGSEFPVELSVTAFKVKGGWQAVGVMRDISARKKLEQDREQYLKFFMLSINPMCIADPYGCFTQANPAFVKLTGYSESELIAKPFLDFVLPEDRQRTEDEMKLQVETRPTLYFENRYLCKDGGVIDLSWTAYYDKHDGITYATAIDTTERKRTEEMLRKLSQAVEQSPSAIAITDLKANIEYVNEGFVRTSGYSRTELVGHNPRLLQSGKTPRASYTDMWAHLLRGEMWKGEFTNRRKDGSEYIEYVLASPVRQADGRVTHYLTIKEDITQLKHAQQALQASNENLHRLLNSMAEGAYGVDINGDCTFVNRAFLQILGYQNESEVLGKRTHGLIHHSHADGRPYPANECLAYCAFRHDRAINVSDEVFWRKDGVAVPVEYWSYPIESDGATIGSIVTFIDITERKKAEAVLREKDILLSDSQRIAQVGSWRYEISGHISWSDEMYHLFGVSPDTFTPNPESFFSCIHPDDRPSMQTWLDECVAGKKPDALEFRILLSDGTVRFINGFGDLQCDAENRPLYLTGMSQDITERKQAEAELSEQMDELRRWHEVTSGREARILELKHEVNELMGLIGNHPRYPSAESANPTET; encoded by the coding sequence ATGAAAGACTCGAAGTTGCCGACGTTATTCAAGAGCCCCTTGGGGGTAGTGTGCGCCTTGGGCTTGCTCATCGCACTCGTCGAGCTTTTGATCATGACAGTGATGCATGCACCTCTCATCGGTAAACACCTTTCTGATGTTGGAAGTAATCTGGTTGACTCCATCCTGCTTACCCTGATCATTTCTCCAGCGCTCTATTCTCTGGTCTTCAAAAGACTGAAGAGTGATGAACGCTTGCGGCAAATCAATGCCTCGTCTCAGGAAGCAATTGTTGTCGTCAACGAACAGGGCCGCATCACAGACTGGAATCCGGCCGCGCAAAGAAACTTCCAGTACACCCGGGATGACGCCATCGGCAAGCAGCTACACCAGTTGCTCGCGCCTTCGCACCATCAAACCGACGCGGCCCGCGGCTTTGCCAATTTCCAGAAGACCGGCAAAGGGCCGTTGATTGGAATCATCAATGAGGTTACGGCTATTCGTAAGGACGGCAGTGAATTCCCGGTCGAACTATCCGTGACCGCGTTCAAAGTGAAAGGCGGTTGGCAAGCCGTTGGTGTGATGCGCGACATCAGTGCGCGCAAGAAACTGGAACAGGATAGAGAACAATATTTGAAGTTCTTTATGCTCTCCATCAATCCGATGTGTATCGCAGATCCATACGGCTGCTTCACGCAAGCCAATCCGGCATTTGTAAAACTGACCGGATATTCTGAAAGCGAACTCATCGCAAAGCCGTTCCTCGATTTCGTTCTGCCGGAAGACCGGCAAAGAACCGAGGATGAAATGAAACTACAGGTGGAAACACGTCCGACACTGTATTTCGAAAATCGCTATCTATGCAAAGACGGCGGCGTGATTGATTTGTCATGGACAGCCTACTATGACAAGCACGATGGCATCACCTACGCCACAGCAATTGACACAACCGAACGCAAGCGAACGGAGGAAATGTTACGCAAACTCTCCCAGGCGGTAGAGCAAAGTCCCAGTGCCATTGCCATCACCGATCTCAAAGCCAACATCGAGTACGTTAACGAGGGCTTTGTCAGGACATCCGGATACAGCCGTACCGAACTTGTCGGGCACAATCCGCGTCTGCTTCAGTCAGGCAAAACACCGAGGGCAAGCTACACCGACATGTGGGCGCACCTGTTGCGCGGTGAAATGTGGAAAGGCGAATTTACCAACCGGCGCAAGGACGGCAGCGAGTACATTGAGTATGTGCTGGCGTCACCGGTGCGCCAGGCCGATGGAAGGGTGACTCATTATCTGACCATCAAGGAAGACATCACCCAGCTCAAGCACGCGCAGCAAGCATTGCAGGCTTCTAACGAGAATTTGCATCGCCTGCTCAATTCGATGGCAGAAGGTGCATATGGGGTGGATATCAATGGCGACTGCACCTTCGTCAATCGAGCCTTTCTGCAAATACTGGGTTACCAGAACGAAAGTGAAGTTCTGGGAAAACGTACTCATGGACTGATCCATCATTCCCATGCTGACGGCCGCCCCTACCCGGCAAATGAATGCCTGGCATATTGTGCTTTTCGGCATGATCGAGCAATCAATGTTTCCGATGAGGTGTTCTGGCGCAAGGACGGCGTCGCCGTCCCGGTTGAATACTGGTCGTATCCGATCGAGTCCGATGGCGCGACAATAGGCTCAATCGTCACATTTATTGACATCACCGAGCGCAAGAAGGCGGAAGCAGTATTACGCGAAAAAGATATTCTCCTGTCCGATTCGCAACGAATTGCCCAAGTCGGCAGCTGGCGCTATGAAATTTCGGGTCATATATCCTGGTCTGATGAGATGTATCATCTTTTTGGTGTTTCACCAGACACTTTTACGCCGAATCCGGAATCATTCTTCAGCTGCATACATCCGGATGACCGACCGTCTATGCAGACATGGTTGGACGAGTGCGTGGCGGGTAAAAAACCGGATGCGCTGGAATTTCGCATTCTCTTGTCCGATGGCACGGTACGCTTCATCAATGGTTTCGGGGATCTGCAGTGTGATGCCGAGAACAGGCCACTCTATTTGACCGGCATGTCGCAAGACATCACCGAACGTAAGCAGGCTGAGGCCGAGCTTTCCGAACAGATGGATGAGTTACGCCGCTGGCATGAGGTGACCTCGGGACGGGAAGCACGCATCCTTGAACTCAAGCATGAAGTGAATGAACTGATGGGGCTGATCGGCAATCATCCCCGTTACCCCAGCGCAGAGTCTGCAAATCCAACGGAGACATAA
- the kaiC gene encoding circadian clock protein KaiC: MTKLKPAAKSKPAAKVRQKKIARPQLPKAPTGIQGLDEITGGGLPKSRPTLVCGGAGCGKTLLAMEFLVRGATEFNEPGVFMAFEETARDLTQNTVSLGFDLKDLVARKKIVLDYVYIERSEIEESGEYDLEGLFIRLGTAIDSIGAKRVVLDTIESLFSGLPNPAILRAELRRLFGWLKHKGVTAVITGERGDGMLTRQGLEEYVSDCVIVLDHRVSEQTSSRRLRVVKYRGSTHGTNEYPFLIDEDGISVLPVTSLALQHIASNERISTGIPRLDAMLGSKGYYRGSSVLISGTAGTGKSSFAALFADAACRRGERVLYFSFEESPSQTMRNMRSIGIDLQPWVKKGLLQFHANRPSSAGLETHLAMKHKVINTFKPQVVILDPLNSFLIGDNEIGVQSMLTRLLDFLKTSQITGLFTSLTSSVGKLEQSEVAISSLIDTWLSLRAIDSGGERNRGLSILKSRGMAHSNQMREFLLTDHGVELRDVYVGASGVLTGSARLTQEAQDQAAQMVRKQEIERQQLELASKHQVLEAQIAAMRAEFEVQKTASLRITGQEQAQGVQLAQGRVDMGQSRNEDTTANKQKWGSK, translated from the coding sequence ATGACCAAGCTCAAGCCAGCAGCGAAATCGAAACCGGCAGCCAAAGTCAGGCAAAAAAAAATAGCCAGACCACAGCTTCCCAAGGCTCCGACCGGCATTCAGGGATTGGACGAAATCACTGGCGGCGGCTTGCCCAAAAGCAGGCCGACGCTGGTGTGCGGTGGTGCCGGCTGCGGCAAGACGCTGCTCGCGATGGAATTTCTGGTGCGCGGGGCAACCGAGTTCAACGAACCCGGCGTGTTCATGGCATTTGAAGAGACCGCCAGAGACTTGACCCAGAACACGGTCTCGCTCGGTTTCGATTTGAAAGATCTGGTCGCGCGCAAAAAGATCGTGCTGGATTATGTGTACATTGAGCGCAGCGAAATCGAAGAGAGCGGCGAATACGATCTGGAAGGCTTGTTCATCCGCCTCGGGACAGCCATTGATTCCATCGGCGCCAAGCGCGTGGTGCTGGATACGATCGAGTCACTATTCTCCGGTTTGCCCAACCCCGCCATTCTGCGCGCTGAACTGCGCCGCCTGTTTGGTTGGCTGAAGCACAAGGGCGTGACAGCCGTCATCACCGGCGAACGCGGCGATGGAATGCTGACGCGTCAAGGCTTGGAAGAATACGTTTCCGATTGTGTGATCGTGCTCGACCATCGCGTGAGCGAGCAGACTTCGTCGCGGCGCTTGCGCGTTGTCAAATATCGCGGTTCGACCCACGGCACCAACGAATATCCCTTCCTGATCGATGAAGACGGTATTTCGGTACTGCCGGTCACGTCGCTCGCTTTGCAGCACATCGCCTCCAATGAACGTATTTCTACCGGCATCCCGCGACTGGATGCGATGCTGGGCAGCAAGGGGTATTACCGCGGCAGTAGCGTGTTGATCTCAGGCACAGCGGGTACCGGCAAGAGCAGTTTTGCGGCTCTTTTTGCCGATGCCGCCTGCCGTCGCGGCGAGCGCGTACTGTATTTTTCATTTGAAGAATCGCCCAGTCAGACTATGCGCAATATGCGTTCCATCGGGATCGACCTTCAGCCATGGGTAAAGAAAGGTCTGTTGCAGTTTCATGCCAACCGTCCTTCTTCCGCGGGCCTGGAAACGCACCTGGCAATGAAACACAAAGTGATCAACACCTTCAAACCGCAAGTGGTGATTCTGGATCCCCTGAACAGTTTCCTCATCGGGGATAACGAGATCGGTGTCCAGTCGATGTTGACGAGGCTTTTGGATTTTCTGAAAACGAGTCAGATTACCGGCTTGTTCACGAGTTTGACCTCAAGCGTTGGCAAGCTTGAGCAGAGCGAGGTGGCCATTTCATCCCTGATTGACACTTGGTTGTCACTGCGTGCGATCGACAGCGGCGGCGAACGCAATCGGGGCTTGTCTATCCTGAAATCACGCGGCATGGCGCACTCGAACCAGATGCGCGAGTTCCTGCTCACCGATCATGGTGTGGAATTGCGCGATGTGTATGTTGGTGCAAGCGGAGTACTGACCGGCTCCGCGCGTCTGACGCAAGAGGCGCAGGATCAGGCTGCGCAGATGGTGCGCAAGCAGGAAATAGAACGCCAGCAACTTGAACTGGCGAGCAAGCATCAAGTGCTGGAAGCGCAAATAGCCGCGATGCGGGCCGAATTTGAGGTACAAAAAACAGCATCGCTCAGAATCACCGGACAAGAACAGGCGCAAGGCGTGCAATTGGCACAAGGCCGCGTGGACATGGGGCAGAGCCGCAATGAGGATACGACGGCGAACAAACAAAAATGGGGTTCGAAATGA
- a CDS encoding circadian clock KaiB family protein, whose amino-acid sequence MSATTTRPTPPKAKPRKEEGGHYVLRLYVAGKSPKSVNAIANIKKICEQNLQGRYELEVIDLYQQPQLAQGEQIIALPTLIRELPLPLRRIIGDMSNTERVLVGLDIQKST is encoded by the coding sequence ATGAGCGCCACTACAACCCGGCCCACGCCGCCCAAAGCCAAGCCTCGCAAAGAAGAAGGTGGCCATTATGTGCTGCGCTTGTATGTTGCCGGAAAGTCGCCGAAATCCGTTAACGCCATTGCCAACATCAAAAAAATCTGCGAGCAAAATTTGCAGGGGCGCTATGAACTGGAGGTGATCGACCTCTACCAGCAGCCACAACTGGCACAGGGCGAGCAGATCATCGCTCTGCCGACGCTCATCCGTGAACTCCCGCTCCCTTTGCGCCGCATCATCGGCGATATGTCAAATACCGAGCGCGTGTTGGTCGGGTTGGATATTCAAAAGAGCACGTAA